A DNA window from Leptospira weilii contains the following coding sequences:
- a CDS encoding NAD(+)/NADH kinase codes for MSLEKLKATERVLILGKRTKFELDLEEWGSLQKIEKIYRIQNDSFARIHESHLRQLSNRETLKRLFPNSTFIFRKDMDRNPPSDYDLVIALGGDNHFTFVAHHAVDTLVLGCNSDPPTSVGALLSFHVEDIKKALETNWENAIIEEWPLIEVKIDYPNGRNVSTLRGISEISIRNNSPDLTSRFLICHGNKMEEQKCSGLLVYTGAGSTGWVMSCENTDTSFDKQSPFFKVYCRELRKKGHTQYALDHFTVADSFSLISEMKGGISIDSLAETIYDFPPGAKAEFSLSKKKLHVVVRKL; via the coding sequence ATGTCCCTAGAAAAACTAAAGGCAACCGAACGAGTCCTCATTTTAGGTAAACGAACCAAATTCGAGTTGGACCTGGAAGAATGGGGATCGCTCCAAAAGATCGAAAAAATTTATAGGATTCAAAACGATTCTTTTGCAAGGATCCACGAATCCCATCTCAGACAACTTTCCAATCGAGAAACTCTCAAGCGCCTTTTTCCAAACAGCACTTTTATTTTTCGAAAAGATATGGATCGTAATCCTCCTTCCGATTATGATCTCGTGATCGCTTTGGGCGGAGACAATCATTTCACGTTCGTCGCGCACCACGCCGTGGACACGCTCGTTTTGGGATGTAATTCCGATCCGCCTACGTCCGTCGGAGCGCTTCTTTCCTTTCATGTAGAAGATATTAAAAAAGCACTTGAGACGAACTGGGAAAATGCGATCATTGAAGAGTGGCCCTTGATTGAAGTCAAGATAGACTATCCGAACGGAAGGAATGTCAGCACTCTACGAGGAATCAGCGAAATTTCGATCCGAAATAATAGCCCCGATCTAACCAGCCGATTTCTGATCTGTCACGGCAACAAAATGGAAGAACAAAAATGTTCGGGACTTCTAGTTTATACCGGAGCGGGTTCTACCGGCTGGGTTATGTCCTGTGAAAATACAGACACAAGTTTTGACAAACAATCCCCTTTCTTCAAAGTCTATTGCAGAGAACTTAGAAAAAAGGGACATACTCAGTATGCTCTGGACCATTTTACGGTCGCCGATAGTTTCAGTCTAATTTCGGAAATGAAAGGAGGAATTTCGATCGATTCTCTTGCGGAAACGATTTACGATTTTCCGCCGGGTGCAAAAGCTGAGTTTAGCCTCTCTAAAAAAAAATTACACGTAGTGGTTCGTAAATTATGA